One genomic region from Anabaena sp. PCC 7108 encodes:
- a CDS encoding cysteine desulfurase family protein, with protein sequence MQIYLDYSATTPTRPEAIAIMQAVLSQEWGNPSSLHEWGNRSALVVEQARMQVAGLINALPESIIFTSGGTEADNLAIMGIARCYTSPQHLIISSVEHSAISEPARMLESWGWDVTRLGVDHQGRVNPLDLQAALRHNTVLVSVIYGQSEVGTVQPIAELSKIAKIYGALFHTDAVQVAGRLPIDVQTLPVDLLSLSSHKLYGALGAGALYVRPGVDLMPLVGGGGQERGLRSGTQATPAIASFGVAAELAAQELVEERLRLMGLRDRLFTKLADIPGLMPTGDLIHRLPHHLSFYLKYADGEKISGKTLVRQLNLAGIGISAGAACHSGKLSPSPILLAMGYSEKAALSGIRLTLGKQTTAADIDWTAMVLKQVLQRLVNVELLKS encoded by the coding sequence ATGCAAATATATCTAGATTACAGTGCAACTACTCCTACTCGTCCAGAAGCGATCGCCATCATGCAAGCAGTTCTCTCCCAAGAGTGGGGTAATCCTTCCAGTTTACATGAATGGGGCAACCGTTCAGCCTTGGTTGTGGAACAGGCGAGAATGCAAGTTGCAGGATTAATTAACGCCCTTCCTGAATCAATTATCTTTACTTCTGGGGGAACCGAAGCAGACAATTTGGCAATAATGGGGATAGCGCGATGTTACACTTCCCCCCAACATCTAATTATTTCTAGTGTCGAACATTCTGCCATTTCTGAACCAGCACGAATGTTAGAAAGTTGGGGTTGGGATGTCACCCGGTTAGGTGTTGATCATCAAGGTAGAGTCAATCCCCTAGATTTACAAGCAGCTTTGCGTCATAACACGGTTTTAGTTTCCGTGATTTACGGACAAAGTGAAGTTGGGACGGTACAACCGATTGCGGAATTGAGTAAAATTGCTAAAATTTATGGTGCTTTATTTCACACAGATGCAGTCCAAGTTGCCGGACGTTTACCTATAGATGTGCAAACTTTACCTGTAGATTTACTAAGTCTATCTAGTCATAAATTATATGGTGCTTTGGGTGCAGGGGCGTTGTATGTCCGTCCTGGTGTGGATTTAATGCCTTTGGTGGGGGGAGGTGGACAAGAAAGAGGACTGCGTTCGGGGACGCAAGCAACACCCGCTATTGCGAGTTTTGGAGTGGCTGCGGAATTAGCAGCGCAAGAATTGGTGGAAGAAAGGTTAAGATTGATGGGATTGCGCGATCGCCTTTTTACTAAATTAGCAGACATTCCTGGTTTAATGCCTACAGGTGATTTAATACATCGTCTTCCTCATCATCTCAGTTTTTATTTAAAATACGCCGACGGGGAAAAAATCAGCGGTAAAACATTGGTACGTCAGCTAAACTTGGCGGGAATTGGTATTAGTGCCGGTGCTGCTTGTCATAGTGGAAAATTAAGCCCCAGTCCGATTTTATTAGCAATGGGTTATTCTGAAAAAGCAGCTTTATCGGGAATTCGGTTAACTTTGGGAAAACAGACGACAGCAGCTGATATTGATTGGACAGCGATGGTGTTAAAACAAGTTTTGCAGAGATTGGTAAATGTGGAATTATTAAAGAGTTGA